From a single Paraburkholderia edwinii genomic region:
- a CDS encoding type VI secretion system protein: protein MTLIVVLLGLIALLLAGLVAFAVVQWRRRHQDQKPLRTFGAAVRAAHSAMGVRDIYSIPRVLATGEPAALDALSRSWRLNPVGEQGWFGRVWNDAEGLLIAEPDNMLALPPTERQPSAWRRLLRALLRNRPGRPLDALLWVIAADSLVDQSGAPRELSAAALESSRKLVALQRQLGQMLPLYIVISGCDALGGFDALAAVLQRASFGNTPLGWASPYPPKRTYEEAWVDEAFAAMRAALAETITELGTVDGNLDASLFLLPQRLDQLRVPLRERIDLTLRGAADGTAPILRGIYCVGAVPAPQSGAAGAAAGVFAGLASELADARVRRAPPAFAARLWHDVLLSGQGLATPVPRVLALRMRRHRALTALAAVLAVCWCVALGVSWWHLRRDASALASAYDSLTLAGATYRDSDKGEAATGKALAAVANSLMNVPRWRVTSPFMPLSYVTLDRQLADSQRHMLAALVFAPLRDRFDTRFRNLDCAPATASAASDSGADPATQTSARPQDFPEYVLGARLVAQAAQAEHLVTRFNELVQGGSGNAALLSQLMREAVGVQLDPDRIADRDGLNDAVRETVAARGAISFSGPEAVTARQQASACFEETFDAWFDRVYSDSTLTLNAAQVQATLTNLRAPGAAPANAVLSDLATRIDTLATQVDTANHGWAGTRGKELVPGLSSLFDTAQHLRLIGETPVKSVQAHEQAEQNAFAARWLANGSLPSVLGASSSNGLQLAPDLPPLRDALRTLLAQPFVVASGDGSASIREVDANSAQRALAVLPAYRQYVGGPLAQAPDAYRAALMAAAANDAVRSMVNALSAPATPALQRESGSAADAALQFDALRKSALDLIAAFDSLNRDDLATSVALRVSDSALDVLRAADAQLQSLAPFRPVRGDFSSWNGSPGGSLRAFGAATPQALQSYLAAQAAAVAEIAATAGGALDWLSTQKQSLEPADARLVSRWRALNADLAQYRAKSPASAMVAVPSIIADQLDKLDIDNCSASLAQVDVPASGDIVASAGVNLVASAREQCFRLQMGDGMEAYEQIRSFFARYLAGRFPFAADVAAPAADLRQTAAFAALLDKQLALAQRGMTAAAAIGRERADSAQFLAQLAQAKPWLDALVARGADGALQGVEVNVQWRTDRADEVGADQVIEWKLASGGDQLSYPSLGTVPVHWKPGLPVSLSLRWAKDSPWRPMLDTAQPTLSSASDVATWAAGDTWALLRFVRAHQTQGDADLAGTQAGSSSVPPPLLLTVPVRDRSGDIKTARMYLRVGFVGAAKTPQAIPDLPVAAPGYGATGVTTRSRTWPMPTSQSIVGRG, encoded by the coding sequence ATGACGCTGATCGTGGTTCTGCTCGGCCTGATCGCGCTGCTGCTGGCGGGGCTGGTAGCGTTCGCCGTCGTCCAGTGGCGCCGCAGGCATCAGGACCAGAAGCCGTTGCGCACGTTCGGCGCGGCGGTGCGCGCCGCGCACAGCGCAATGGGCGTGCGCGACATCTATTCGATTCCGCGCGTGCTCGCGACCGGCGAACCGGCCGCGCTCGATGCGTTGTCGCGCAGCTGGCGTCTCAATCCGGTCGGCGAGCAGGGCTGGTTCGGACGCGTGTGGAACGATGCGGAAGGGCTGCTGATCGCCGAACCGGACAACATGCTGGCGCTACCGCCCACGGAGCGCCAACCGTCCGCGTGGCGCCGCTTGCTGCGCGCGTTGCTTCGTAACCGTCCCGGGCGGCCGCTCGATGCACTGTTGTGGGTGATCGCCGCGGACTCGCTGGTCGATCAGAGCGGCGCACCGCGCGAACTCAGTGCGGCCGCGCTCGAATCGTCGCGCAAGCTGGTCGCGCTGCAGCGGCAGCTGGGCCAGATGTTGCCGCTTTATATCGTCATCAGCGGTTGCGATGCGTTGGGCGGCTTCGATGCGCTCGCGGCCGTGCTGCAGCGTGCATCGTTCGGCAATACGCCGCTTGGCTGGGCGTCGCCTTATCCGCCGAAACGAACCTATGAGGAAGCATGGGTCGACGAGGCGTTCGCCGCGATGCGCGCCGCACTGGCCGAAACGATCACCGAGCTCGGGACGGTCGATGGCAATCTCGATGCGTCGCTGTTTCTGCTGCCGCAGCGGCTCGACCAGTTGCGCGTGCCATTGCGCGAGCGCATCGACCTGACGCTGCGTGGCGCGGCCGACGGCACGGCGCCGATCTTGCGCGGTATCTATTGCGTCGGTGCGGTGCCCGCGCCGCAATCCGGCGCAGCCGGTGCCGCAGCCGGTGTTTTCGCCGGCCTCGCCTCCGAACTCGCCGATGCGCGCGTGCGGCGCGCGCCGCCCGCATTCGCCGCACGCCTGTGGCATGACGTGCTGTTGTCGGGCCAGGGTCTGGCCACGCCGGTGCCGCGCGTTCTCGCGCTGCGCATGCGGCGGCATCGCGCGTTGACGGCGCTTGCCGCGGTGCTTGCGGTGTGCTGGTGCGTCGCGCTCGGCGTTTCGTGGTGGCATCTGCGCCGCGATGCGAGCGCGCTCGCGTCTGCCTACGATTCGCTGACGCTCGCGGGCGCCACCTACCGCGACTCGGACAAAGGCGAAGCGGCCACCGGCAAGGCGCTCGCCGCGGTCGCCAATTCGTTGATGAATGTGCCGCGTTGGCGCGTCACATCGCCGTTCATGCCGCTGTCCTACGTGACGCTCGACCGGCAGTTGGCCGACTCGCAGCGGCATATGCTCGCGGCACTCGTGTTTGCACCGCTGCGCGACCGCTTCGACACGCGCTTTCGCAACCTCGATTGCGCGCCGGCCACCGCCTCGGCTGCATCGGATTCAGGCGCGGACCCGGCGACGCAGACTTCGGCGCGGCCGCAGGACTTTCCCGAATATGTGCTCGGGGCGCGCCTCGTTGCGCAAGCCGCGCAAGCCGAGCACCTCGTGACGCGTTTCAACGAACTCGTGCAGGGAGGCAGCGGCAACGCCGCGCTGCTTTCGCAATTGATGCGCGAGGCAGTCGGCGTGCAGCTCGACCCCGATCGCATTGCCGACCGCGACGGCCTCAACGATGCGGTTCGCGAAACCGTCGCGGCTCGCGGCGCGATTTCGTTCTCGGGCCCGGAGGCGGTTACCGCGCGCCAGCAGGCCAGCGCGTGCTTCGAAGAGACCTTCGATGCCTGGTTCGATCGCGTGTATTCGGATTCGACGCTGACGCTGAACGCCGCGCAGGTGCAGGCCACGCTCACGAATCTGCGAGCGCCCGGCGCCGCACCCGCGAATGCCGTGCTATCGGATCTGGCGACGCGCATCGATACGCTTGCCACCCAGGTCGACACCGCGAATCACGGCTGGGCCGGCACCCGCGGCAAGGAACTCGTGCCGGGCTTGAGTTCGCTATTCGATACCGCGCAGCATTTGCGGCTGATCGGCGAGACACCGGTCAAGTCCGTGCAGGCGCACGAGCAGGCGGAGCAGAACGCGTTCGCGGCGCGCTGGCTGGCAAACGGCAGTCTCCCGAGCGTGCTGGGCGCGTCGTCGTCCAACGGCCTGCAACTTGCGCCGGACTTGCCGCCGCTGCGCGACGCGCTGCGCACGTTGCTGGCGCAACCATTCGTGGTCGCATCGGGTGATGGCAGCGCGTCGATCCGCGAAGTCGATGCCAACAGTGCGCAGCGTGCGCTCGCCGTATTGCCCGCTTATCGGCAGTACGTCGGCGGCCCGCTCGCGCAGGCGCCGGATGCATACCGCGCCGCGCTGATGGCGGCGGCCGCCAACGACGCGGTGCGCAGCATGGTGAATGCGCTGTCGGCGCCGGCCACGCCGGCGCTCCAGCGCGAAAGCGGCTCGGCTGCGGATGCGGCATTGCAGTTCGACGCGTTGCGCAAGAGCGCGCTCGATCTGATTGCCGCGTTCGATTCACTGAACCGCGACGATCTCGCGACCAGCGTCGCGTTGCGCGTGAGCGATTCCGCACTTGATGTGCTGCGCGCAGCCGATGCGCAATTGCAGTCGCTGGCGCCGTTCCGCCCGGTGCGCGGCGATTTTTCGAGCTGGAACGGCAGCCCGGGCGGCTCGCTGCGCGCATTCGGCGCGGCCACGCCGCAGGCGCTGCAAAGCTATCTCGCCGCGCAGGCCGCGGCCGTCGCGGAAATCGCGGCCACTGCGGGAGGCGCGCTCGATTGGCTCAGCACGCAGAAGCAGTCGCTCGAGCCCGCGGATGCGCGGCTCGTGAGCCGCTGGCGCGCGCTCAATGCGGACCTCGCGCAGTACCGCGCGAAGAGTCCCGCGAGCGCGATGGTTGCGGTGCCGTCGATCATCGCCGACCAACTCGACAAACTCGACATCGACAACTGCAGCGCCTCGCTCGCGCAGGTCGATGTGCCCGCAAGCGGCGATATCGTCGCGAGCGCCGGGGTGAATCTCGTCGCGTCAGCGCGCGAGCAATGTTTCCGTTTGCAGATGGGCGACGGCATGGAGGCGTACGAGCAGATTCGCAGCTTCTTCGCACGCTATCTGGCAGGACGTTTTCCGTTTGCCGCGGATGTCGCCGCGCCGGCCGCGGATCTGCGTCAGACAGCGGCATTCGCCGCGTTGCTCGACAAGCAGCTCGCGCTCGCGCAGCGCGGGATGACGGCGGCCGCCGCGATCGGGCGCGAGCGTGCCGATAGCGCGCAATTTCTCGCGCAGCTCGCGCAGGCGAAGCCGTGGCTCGACGCGCTCGTTGCGCGCGGTGCGGACGGCGCGCTGCAGGGCGTCGAAGTGAACGTCCAGTGGCGCACCGATCGCGCGGACGAAGTGGGCGCGGATCAGGTCATCGAGTGGAAGCTTGCCAGCGGCGGTGACCAGCTCTCGTATCCATCGTTGGGCACGGTGCCTGTGCACTGGAAGCCTGGCTTGCCGGTTTCGCTGAGCCTGCGCTGGGCGAAGGATTCGCCATGGCGGCCGATGCTCGATACCGCGCAGCCGACGCTATCGAGCGCAAGCGACGTCGCGACGTGGGCCGCCGGCGATACCTGGGCGCTGCTGCGCTTCGTGCGCGCGCATCAGACGCAAGGCGACGCGGACCTTGCCGGCACGCAGGCCGGTTCGTCGTCGGTGCCGCCGCCGTTATTGCTGACCGTGCCGGTGCGCGATCGCAGCGGCGACATCAAGACCGCGCGCATGTATTTGCGCGTCGGTTTCGTTGGCGCGGCGAAGACGCCGCAGGCGATCCCCGATTTGCCGGTCGCGGCGCCGGGCTATGGGGCAACGGGTGTGACGACAAGGAGCCGGACGTGGCCGATGCCGACGTCGCAAAGCATAGTGGGGCGCGGATGA
- a CDS encoding DotU family type IV/VI secretion system protein — translation MSDYGAMPGYERTPLMRAFVAAFEHAMNERAALERSAVETLDSAAYADTLAEQLGAATRRLAREAMAWTGAAGEADIAAAQYAFVALLDELLLFSDWPGNAAWDARPLEARVFGTRAAGEQLPDAIETLLARREPAQRDLAQVYLACLTLGFKGRLRGEQGALRHDQLRHSLFAFAMQRDAEPARLAAPIERTAVAPRRAVMLTQMFPDVARFLLLLVVGLLVLLGVSHLLWMSATARVRPAIEQFQAVSTVDLRPAAVEGTSVSGVVLRPPRAPARSPSSAPAAAPAAAPAAAPAAAPAAAPAAAPAAAPAPQQVPAQQPAAPNVQAPAANPLLVRTVLPADGEAR, via the coding sequence ATGAGCGACTACGGCGCGATGCCCGGCTACGAGCGCACACCGCTGATGCGGGCGTTCGTCGCGGCGTTCGAGCACGCGATGAACGAGCGCGCCGCGCTCGAACGCAGCGCGGTCGAAACGCTCGATTCGGCCGCTTACGCGGATACGCTTGCCGAGCAGCTCGGCGCCGCGACACGGCGTCTCGCGCGCGAAGCGATGGCGTGGACCGGTGCGGCCGGCGAAGCGGACATCGCCGCCGCGCAGTATGCCTTTGTCGCATTGCTCGATGAGCTGCTGCTGTTTTCCGACTGGCCGGGCAATGCGGCCTGGGACGCGCGGCCGCTCGAAGCGCGCGTGTTCGGCACGCGTGCCGCGGGCGAGCAGCTGCCCGACGCGATCGAAACGCTGCTCGCGCGACGCGAGCCGGCGCAGCGCGATCTCGCGCAGGTGTACCTCGCGTGTCTGACGCTCGGCTTCAAGGGGCGTTTGCGCGGAGAGCAGGGCGCTTTACGGCACGATCAGTTGCGGCACTCGCTGTTTGCGTTCGCGATGCAGCGCGATGCGGAGCCCGCGCGTCTTGCCGCGCCGATCGAGCGCACCGCCGTGGCGCCGCGCCGCGCGGTGATGCTCACGCAGATGTTTCCTGACGTCGCGCGCTTCCTGTTGTTGCTGGTGGTAGGGCTCCTCGTGCTGCTCGGCGTATCGCATCTGTTGTGGATGTCGGCGACCGCGCGCGTGCGTCCCGCAATCGAACAGTTCCAGGCCGTCTCGACGGTCGATTTGCGACCCGCAGCCGTGGAAGGCACCTCCGTGTCCGGCGTCGTGCTGAGGCCGCCCCGCGCGCCGGCCAGATCGCCCTCATCCGCACCTGCTGCCGCACCTGCTGCCGCACCTGCTGCCGCACCTGCTGCCGCACCTGCTGCCGCACCTGCTGCCGCACCTGCTGCCGCGCCGGCGCCGCAGCAGGTTCCAGCGCAACAGCCCGCCGCGCCTAACGTGCAGGCGCCGGCAGCCAACCCCTTGCTGGTGCGCACCGTGCTGCCGGCCGACGGAGAGGCGCGATGA
- the tssK gene encoding type VI secretion system baseplate subunit TssK has translation MRNLFPDPICWFDGMPLLPQHFQTQALHAAGHAALLAGAARPHFWGVLALEHEPAGLAEGLVRITALDAVLADGLPIRHSADDPVLQVDVRAAFTAPDQTVTVYLAVPPLYRGGQIDRRGARYRQHESADVPDLNAGADPANVVTWRPRLHLMTDLGNHEYDRLPLMRLRQQGGGVALTEYAPPCPIVKPDTPLGQRVMRMVLRAREKCVFLAGRLDAARHAGELDDAAQIERQLSALWMRLPEVEAALLSRAAHPVDLHRTLAGMAGSLASLRPERGVPGFAPFDYMELLASYEPLLDWIDDALSTVRQGYRVRQFSEEAGGFWIGPPFDNGTPQPELVIGLRMPADAGERDAGAWLDQTVIASRQHVPTLARQRMRGLARRRLAREERAAYSAGDDTAMFALVLDAAWFDPTEPLVIDVRAGSAGVAPWAVQLFTPGADAADGAAHEGREGQ, from the coding sequence ATGCGAAACCTGTTTCCCGATCCGATCTGCTGGTTCGACGGCATGCCGTTGCTGCCGCAACATTTTCAGACCCAGGCGCTGCATGCGGCCGGTCACGCGGCGCTGCTCGCGGGTGCTGCGCGGCCGCATTTCTGGGGCGTGCTGGCGCTCGAACACGAGCCGGCCGGGCTTGCCGAAGGGCTCGTGCGCATTACGGCGCTCGATGCGGTGCTGGCGGACGGCCTGCCGATTCGCCATAGCGCCGACGATCCGGTGTTGCAGGTCGATGTGCGCGCGGCATTCACCGCGCCGGATCAGACGGTTACGGTGTATCTGGCCGTGCCGCCGCTTTATCGCGGCGGCCAGATCGACCGGCGCGGCGCGCGCTACCGGCAGCATGAGAGCGCCGACGTGCCGGACCTGAACGCGGGCGCCGACCCGGCGAACGTCGTGACGTGGCGGCCTCGTCTGCATCTGATGACCGATCTCGGCAATCACGAATACGATCGCTTGCCGCTGATGCGGCTGCGCCAGCAAGGGGGCGGCGTGGCGCTGACCGAATACGCGCCGCCGTGTCCGATCGTCAAGCCGGATACGCCGCTCGGCCAGCGCGTGATGCGCATGGTGCTGCGGGCGCGCGAGAAGTGCGTGTTTCTTGCCGGGCGGCTCGACGCCGCGCGTCATGCGGGCGAACTCGACGACGCGGCGCAGATCGAACGCCAGCTGAGCGCGCTGTGGATGCGCTTGCCCGAAGTGGAGGCGGCGCTGCTGTCGCGCGCGGCGCACCCGGTTGATCTGCATCGTACGCTGGCGGGCATGGCGGGGTCGCTGGCGAGTCTGCGTCCCGAGCGCGGGGTGCCGGGCTTTGCGCCGTTCGACTACATGGAGCTGCTGGCATCGTACGAGCCGCTGCTCGACTGGATCGACGACGCATTGTCGACGGTGCGTCAGGGCTATCGCGTGCGTCAGTTCAGCGAAGAGGCGGGCGGCTTCTGGATCGGTCCGCCGTTCGACAACGGCACGCCGCAACCGGAACTGGTGATCGGCCTGCGCATGCCGGCCGACGCCGGCGAGCGCGATGCGGGCGCGTGGCTCGATCAGACCGTGATCGCTTCGCGTCAGCATGTGCCGACGCTCGCGCGGCAGCGCATGCGCGGCCTGGCGCGCCGGCGTCTCGCGCGCGAAGAGCGCGCCGCGTACAGCGCGGGCGACGACACCGCGATGTTCGCGTTGGTGCTCGACGCCGCCTGGTTCGACCCGACCGAACCGCTCGTCATCGACGTGCGGGCGGGCAGTGCCGGCGTGGCGCCGTGGGCGGTGCAACTATTCACGCCGGGCGCGGACGCCGCCGACGGCGCCGCGCATGAAGGGCGCGAGGGTCAATGA
- the tssB gene encoding type VI secretion system contractile sheath small subunit: MADSTQHWFERNRPPRVQITYDVETGNAIEKKELPLVVGILADLSGNPEQPLPKMTERRFVDIDRDNFNDVMKSIGPRATLQVDNTLAGDGSKINLALKFTHIDDFDPVKIVQQIAPLKQLYDARLRLRDLLTKLDGNDELDSLLQEVVHNTQGLTEIKAAHPQDTPVAQLPAPEAGGGDAPAGDAPAAT, from the coding sequence ATGGCCGACAGTACTCAACACTGGTTCGAAAGGAACCGCCCGCCCCGTGTACAGATCACGTACGACGTCGAAACCGGCAATGCGATCGAGAAAAAGGAATTGCCGCTCGTAGTCGGCATCCTTGCCGACCTGTCGGGCAACCCCGAACAACCGCTGCCGAAAATGACGGAGCGCCGCTTCGTCGACATCGACCGCGACAACTTCAACGACGTGATGAAATCGATCGGCCCGCGCGCGACGCTGCAGGTCGACAACACGCTCGCGGGCGACGGCAGCAAGATCAATCTCGCGCTCAAGTTCACGCATATCGACGACTTCGATCCGGTGAAGATCGTGCAGCAGATCGCGCCGCTAAAGCAGCTCTACGACGCGCGCCTGCGACTGCGCGATCTGTTGACCAAGCTCGACGGCAACGACGAGCTCGACTCACTGCTGCAGGAAGTGGTGCACAACACCCAGGGGCTGACGGAAATCAAGGCCGCCCATCCGCAGGACACACCGGTCGCGCAACTGCCGGCGCCGGAAGCCGGTGGCGGCGATGCGCCCGCCGGCGACGCGCCTGCCGCGACCTGA
- the tssC gene encoding type VI secretion system contractile sheath large subunit: MSDIQAAAAPAQTETLSLLDRIVQDGRMAHDAEQQQHARELLAEFALQVLDKNMTVSRDTVAMINDHIKKIDELISEQMNAVLHHPDMQSLEASWRGLHYLVKNSETGTRLKLRLLDASKKDLANDLEKAIDVDTSALFKKIYEEEYGTFGGHPFGVLIGDYYFTRQNPDLGLLEKLAQVAAAAHAPFISAAHPQLFDMGSFTELGVPRDLSKVFETIDMHRWRAFRKSEDSRYVALVLPHVLMRRPYHPDSNPVEGMNFVENVDGTDHSKYLWGNAAYALGQRITNAFAKYSWCAAIRGVEGGGAVEQLPDHIFQTAAGDKAMKCPTEVSITDRREKELDALGFIALCHKKNDGLAVFFGGQTANQPVAYNTSEATANARISAMLPYVLAASRFAHYIKVIMRDKVGSFMTRDNVRAYLNTWIADYVLVNDNAPQEIKAQYPLREARVDVTEVAGKPGAYRATVFLRPHFQLEELTASIRLVATLPPPAAA, translated from the coding sequence ATGTCGGATATCCAAGCCGCGGCTGCGCCCGCGCAAACCGAAACGCTTAGCCTGCTCGACCGGATCGTGCAGGATGGCCGGATGGCCCATGACGCGGAGCAGCAGCAGCATGCCCGCGAACTGCTCGCCGAATTCGCGTTGCAGGTGCTCGACAAGAATATGACGGTGAGCCGCGACACGGTCGCGATGATCAACGATCACATCAAGAAGATCGACGAGCTGATCAGCGAACAGATGAACGCGGTGCTGCATCACCCGGACATGCAGTCGCTCGAAGCGTCGTGGCGAGGCCTGCATTACCTCGTGAAGAACAGCGAAACCGGCACGCGCCTCAAGCTGCGCCTGCTCGACGCATCGAAGAAAGATCTCGCGAACGACCTCGAAAAGGCCATCGACGTCGATACCAGCGCGCTGTTCAAGAAGATCTATGAAGAGGAATACGGTACGTTCGGCGGCCATCCGTTCGGCGTGCTGATCGGCGATTACTACTTCACGCGCCAGAACCCGGACCTCGGCCTGCTCGAAAAGCTCGCGCAGGTCGCCGCGGCCGCGCATGCGCCGTTTATTTCCGCCGCTCATCCGCAGCTGTTCGATATGGGCAGTTTCACCGAGCTCGGTGTGCCGCGCGATCTGTCGAAAGTGTTCGAGACGATCGATATGCACCGCTGGCGCGCATTCCGCAAGAGCGAAGACTCGCGCTATGTCGCGCTGGTGCTACCGCACGTGCTGATGCGCCGGCCTTACCATCCGGACAGCAATCCGGTGGAAGGCATGAACTTCGTCGAAAACGTCGACGGCACCGATCATTCGAAATACTTGTGGGGCAACGCGGCCTATGCGCTCGGCCAGCGCATCACGAATGCGTTTGCGAAGTACAGCTGGTGCGCGGCGATTCGAGGCGTGGAAGGCGGCGGTGCGGTCGAACAGCTGCCCGACCATATCTTCCAGACGGCCGCCGGCGACAAGGCGATGAAGTGTCCGACCGAAGTGTCGATCACGGATCGCCGCGAGAAAGAGCTCGATGCGCTCGGCTTCATTGCGCTGTGCCACAAGAAGAACGACGGGCTCGCGGTGTTCTTCGGCGGCCAGACCGCGAACCAGCCGGTGGCCTACAACACGAGCGAAGCGACCGCCAACGCGCGCATCTCCGCGATGCTGCCGTACGTGCTCGCCGCATCGCGCTTTGCGCACTACATCAAGGTGATCATGCGCGACAAGGTCGGCAGCTTCATGACGCGCGACAACGTGCGCGCGTACCTGAACACGTGGATTGCCGACTACGTGCTCGTCAACGACAACGCGCCGCAGGAAATCAAGGCGCAGTACCCGTTGCGCGAAGCGCGCGTCGACGTGACCGAAGTCGCCGGCAAGCCGGGCGCCTACCGCGCCACGGTGTTCCTGCGGCCGCACTTCCAGCTCGAGGAGCTGACCGCCTCGATCCGTCTCGTCGCGACGCTGCCGCCGCCGGCCGCCGCCTGA
- a CDS encoding Hcp family type VI secretion system effector, translating into MDSIILDLGTEIKGECTLEGYTDKIELMSYSHNVAMQVTNDVSNSERTSGKPHVGEFTVTKYIDVATPTINEYCCGGKAIPSAIIVVGRNAAESDGKIMPFITYTLNNVVLSNVSVSGGAGGKPVETLSLNFTKIKWEMTTQKDDGSKEGTAASTWDMAANKLAK; encoded by the coding sequence ATGGATTCGATCATTCTCGACCTCGGCACCGAGATCAAGGGCGAGTGCACGCTCGAGGGCTATACCGACAAGATCGAGTTGATGTCGTATAGCCACAACGTCGCCATGCAGGTGACCAACGACGTCAGCAACTCGGAGCGCACGTCGGGCAAGCCGCATGTCGGCGAGTTCACCGTGACGAAGTACATCGACGTCGCCACGCCGACGATTAACGAGTACTGCTGCGGCGGCAAGGCGATCCCGAGCGCCATCATCGTCGTGGGCCGCAATGCGGCGGAAAGCGACGGCAAGATCATGCCGTTCATCACCTACACGCTGAATAACGTCGTGCTGAGCAACGTCAGCGTATCGGGCGGCGCGGGCGGCAAGCCGGTCGAAACGCTGTCGCTCAACTTCACGAAGATCAAGTGGGAAATGACCACGCAGAAAGACGACGGCTCGAAGGAAGGCACAGCCGCCTCGACGTGGGATATGGCCGCGAACAAGCTGGCCAAGTAA
- the tssE gene encoding type VI secretion system baseplate subunit TssE encodes MPNATLAVAPVPLFERLEDDAPFVAHEPQVRRTLTVDELRASVRAELMRLLNTRRGAAHDGRPLDVLSYGLPDWTAYSAARSADRAVLARSVVEAVRAFEPRLLGPHVQIEADPQAAWRLQMRITGKLAHGNGMAPVAYIAPLLDGQPVGIVDERLA; translated from the coding sequence ATGCCCAACGCCACGCTTGCCGTCGCCCCGGTGCCGCTCTTCGAGCGGCTCGAGGACGACGCGCCGTTTGTCGCGCACGAACCGCAGGTGCGCCGCACGCTGACCGTCGATGAATTGCGTGCGTCGGTGCGCGCGGAACTGATGCGCCTGCTGAACACGCGGCGCGGCGCCGCGCACGATGGCCGGCCGCTCGATGTGCTGTCGTACGGGCTGCCGGACTGGACCGCGTATTCGGCCGCGCGCAGCGCGGACCGTGCCGTGCTCGCGCGCAGCGTGGTCGAAGCGGTGCGCGCATTCGAGCCGCGCCTGCTCGGGCCGCATGTGCAGATCGAAGCGGACCCGCAGGCAGCCTGGCGTTTGCAGATGCGTATCACGGGCAAGCTCGCCCACGGCAACGGCATGGCGCCGGTTGCCTATATCGCGCCGTTGCTGGACGGACAGCCGGTCGGAATCGTCGATGAACGACTCGCTTGA